Below is a window of Halomicrobium mukohataei DSM 12286 DNA.
CCGCGATCGTCGCACAGACGCTCGATCCGTCGGCGACGACCCTCGACCAGCAGATCGACGCGATCGAGCGCGCCCCCGCGTCCGAGATCGACCGTGCGGTGCGCCGGGCCGACGAATCGAGCCCGCGGTTCAGCTCGATCGTCAGCCAGGACTTCAACCGCGGGGACGCCAGCGCCTCGGCGTCGATCGGCGTCATCAGCCACGAGGTGCCCGCCGGACTCTCGTCGGGGTCGGGGCAGGGTGGCTCCAGTCCCCTGACCGCGATCCAGAAGCAAGCTGAGTTCCAGGTCGACTCCGCCGCTGGCGGTTCGATCACCGTCTTCGGTAGCGGTATCGTCGCCGACGAGTTCGGGAGCGTCATCACCGACTCCCTGCTGATCGTCGTTCCCGCCGCCGTCCTCTTCATCTTCCTGTTCCTCTCGATCGCCTACCGCGATCCCGTCGACCTCGCGCTGGGCCTGTTCGCCCTGCTGATGGCGATCGTCTGGACGTTCGGGTTCACCGGTATCGCCGGCATCCCCTTCAGCCAGATGTTGATCGCCGTGCCGCCGCTGTTGCTGGCCGTCGGGATCGACTTCGGGATCCACGCGGTCAACCGTTACCGCGAGGAACTCGTGCTCGGCAGGGGCGTCGACGAGTCGATGCGGACCACGACCGATCAGCTACTGGTGGCGTTCTTCATCGTCACCGGGACGACGGTCATCGGCTTCCTGGCGAACTTCACGAGCGCGCTGGAGCCTATCCGCGAGTTCGGCGTCGTCGCCGGGGTCGGCATCGTCTTTACGTTCCTCATCTTCGGAATCTTCCTCCCGGCCGCGAAAGTCGAGATCGACCGGCTCCGCGAGCGCTACCCGATCCCGACGCTGAGCGAGACGCCGCTTGGCTCCGAGGATTCGGCGCTGGGATCGGTACTGCGAGTCGGAGTGACGATCGGCGACGCCGCACCGGCGCTCGTCCTCGTCGTCCTGCTCGTCGGCAGTGCCGGCGCTGGCGTCTACGCTCAGGAAATCGACACGACGTTCAGCCAGGAGGACTTCCTCCCGCCAGAGGACACCCCGGCGTTCCTCGAAGAGCTACCGGAACCGTTCGCGCCGGGCGAGTACACCGTCTCCGCGCAGCTGAACTACCTCGAAGACAAGTTCGCGACCACGCAGTCGAGTGAGACGACGGTGTACGTCGAAGGGCCGATGCAACGGGACACGGCGCTCGAAGAGATCTATCGGGCCGGAGACGACCCGCCGGACTCCTTCGCCGAGAGCGACGGCCGCGCGGAGTCGACCTCGATCGTCACCGTCATCCAGAGCTACGCCCAGCAAGATCCCGAGTTTCGCCGGCTCGTCGACCGCAACGACCAGAACGACAACGGCGTTCCGGACCAGAACCTCGAACTGATCTACGACGAACTGTTCGCCTCGCCGGCCGGCGACCGCGCCGAGAACTACATGACGGCGGAACGGCGGAGCGCCCGCGTCGTCTACACGGTCGAGGCCGACGCCGAACAGAACGAGATCACCGAGGACACCCGAACGGTCGCCGATCGGTTCCGGATGACCGCGACCGCGACCGGCAACACCGTCGTGTTCAAGGCCGTCTCGGACCTCATCCTCGAATCCGCGATCACCAGTCTCGCCGTCGCGCTGATCGGCTCGGCGATCTTCCTGATGGTCATCTACCGAGTGTTCGAGGGGTACGCCACGCTGGGGATCGTCAACGTCCTCCCCGTCGCGGTGACGGTGACGATGGTGGCCGCGTCGATGCGGTTCCTCGCCATCCCGTTCAACGCGATCACCGCGACGATCCTGGCGATCACGATCGGACTCGGCGTCGACTACTCGGTCCACGTGACCCACCGGTTCGCCGACGAGCGCGCGGAACACGACCTCCGGACGGCGCTCGACCGGACGGTCCGTGGCACCGGTGGGGCGCTGCTGGGCAGCATGCTCACCACCGTCTCGGGGATCGGCGTGCTCGCGCTCGCGCTGTTCCCCGCGCTGGGTCAGTTCGGCATCCTCACCGGGCTGTCGATCACTTTCGCCTTCCTGGCGTCGCTGCTCGTCCTTCCACCGGCGCTGGTGCTGTGGGACGCGCTGATCAACGAGGATCGCCGCCTCGCCTCCCTGTTCGGGATCGGGCCGAAACAGAAGGCCACGCAGGCCCCGACCGTCGGCGGGCCCGACGAGTAGCCCGACGGCGACGCCGGTGAGCGCCACGTTACTGAACGCTTTTGGGTCGGCGTCCGTTTAGTGTCGGTATGACCCACGTCGTCATCATCGGAGCCTACGGCAGCGCCGGAGCCGCCGTCGCTGGCGAGCTGGCAGAGGAACCGGGTATCGAACTGACGCTGATCGACGACGGCGAGCCCGGCGGCGGACTCTGTATCCTTCGGGGTTGTATGCCCTCGAAAGAAGTCCTCTCGGCAGGAGCCCATCGCTTCCAGGCCCGCCACGACGACCGACTGGTCGGCGACGCGCCCGAGGTCGACCTCGAACGGACCGTCGAGCGCAAGGACGACCACACCCTCGGGTGGGCGGGCCACCGCCGCGCCGGCATCGAGGAGCTGGCCGAGCGCGACGACGTGCGCTTCGTCCACGACACCGCTCGGTTCGTCGACCCACACACCGTCCGCGCGGGCGGCGAGGAGTTCGACGCCGACTACGTCGTCGTCGCCACCGGCTCCAGCGTCAACGTCCCCGACGTTCCGGGGATCGACGAGGTCGAGTTCATGACCAGCGCCGACGTGCTGGACGCCACCGACTTCCCCGACTCCGGGATCGTGATGGGCTTTGGCTACATCGGCATGGAGATGGTCCCGTACCTCGCCGAGGCCGGCGGGATGGACCTGACCGTCGTCGAGCACGACGACCGACCGATCGACGAGGCCGACCCCGAGTTCGGGGACGCCGCACTGGAGCTGTATCGGAACCACTGGGACCTGGAGATTCCGACCAACTGCCACGAACGGCGTCTCGAAGCGACCGACGACGGCGGCGTCCGGCTCACCGTCGAGTTCGAGGACGACGGGGCCGACGGTCCCACTCGGGAGACCTACGAGGCCGACCAGCTGTTTTGCTTCACCGGCCGCCGCCCGACCGTCGAGGGGCTCGGACTGGACAACACGGAGATCGCCGTCTCCGGCGACTGGGTCCGCGAGACGATGCAGACGGCAGCCCACGACCACGTGTACGCCGTCGGCGACGTCAACGGCAAGGAGCCGATCCTCCACGTCGCCAAGGAGCAGGGCTTTACCGCCGCAGAGAACATCCGCCGACAGGAAGCCGGGAACGCGCCCCAGCCCTACGAGAACGTCCACCATCACGTGATCTTCTCCGGGCTCGGCGTCTATCCGTTCGCCCGCGTCGGCCACAACGAACAGACCGCCAGAGAGGCGGGCCACGATATCGCCGTCGCGACCCGGCAGGCGAGCGACGACGGGGTCTTCAAGTCCAAGTACGTTCCCGAGGGGCTCGCGAAGCTCGTCGTCGACCGGGCAGACGGCACCGTGCTCGGCTGGCAGGGGATGCACTACCACGCCGACAGCTTCGCGAAGACGATGCAGATCGTCGTCGAGATGGGGTTAGACGTTCGGGAGCTGCCCGATCGCTCCTACCACCCGACCCTGCCCGAGAACCTCGACGGACTGTTCCGTGACGCCGCCGACGCCGTCGAGCAGTAAGGCACTGCGACGGGATCAGGCGAGGGGCAGGTCACGGATCTCGAAGCGCGCCCCGCCGTCGTCGCCGTCGGTGACGGTGACGTATCCGCCGTGAGCCTCGGCGATCTCGGAGACGATCTTGAGGCCGAACCCGGTGCCGTCGTCGATGGTCGTGTAGGCAGACTGGAAGACGTCGTCGCGCTCGTCTTCGGGGATACCGGGGCCGTCGTCGGCGACGTAGAAGCCGGTCCCCTCTTCGAGGGGCCCGACGGTGATGACGACCCCTCGACCGGCGTGCTGGACCGCGTTTCGAAAGAGATTCTCCAGGAGCTGCTGGAGACGCGTCGCGTCGCCGAGGAAACGGTCGTCGACGTCGATTCGCAGCGTCGCCTCGTCGCTTTCGACGACCGCCCAGGCGTCCTCGGCGACGGTCTCGATGTCGACCGGCGTCGGTTCCGAGACGGTCCTGCCGTCGCGTGCCACCGACAGGATGTCCTCGATCAGCGTGTCCATCCGCTGGAGCGACCGCTCGATCGCGTCGAAGTGCTCCTCGGCCCCGGTTTCGCGTGCCACGTCGATCCGTCCGAGTGCGACGCTGAGCGGGTTGCGCAGGTCGTGGCTGACGACGCTGGCGAACTCTTCGAGCCGGTTTCGCTCGCGGGCGATCTCGTTCTGGTGACGGCGGCGCTCCTGTTCGTAGCTCACCCAGTTGCCGAGCAGTTCCACGAGGGCGATCTCCCAGTCCGAGAAGGGCTCGGTCCGTGGCTCTCGGTCGTAGAAGCAGAACGTGCCGTACACCTCGTCCTCGACCACTACGGGGGTACCGAGATAGCAGGCGATGCCATCGTCGGTGTATCCGGCGCGTTCGGCCAGTTCCGGCGCGTCCCGTGCGATGTCTTCGAGGACCAGCGTCTCTTCGGTGACGATCGCCCGCTCGCAGTTGGTCTCGTCGAGCGCGACCCGGTCCCCGGGCTGGGTGTCGCCGGTCGGATCGCGAACGACCTCGAAGACGTACTCGTCGCCCTCTCTGGAGGAGAGCGCCCCGTAGTCGGTTCCGAGCACCGACTGGCCGATCGAGAGCAACCGATCGACCTGCTCCTCGAAGCTGAGCGTCTTCTCGGAGACGACGCGGTACATCTCCTTGAGGATGCGCTCGCGCTCCCGGAGCGTCTCGATCCGGTGCTTTCGATCCGTCACGTCCTGGAAGTACACCGAGAGCCCGTCGACCGAGGGGTAGGCCCGCACCTCGAACCACGTCCCGAGGGGCTCGTACTCGGCCTCGAAGGTCGTCACCCGCTGTTCGTCCATCGCTTCGGTGTATCGGTCGTAGAACTCCGTGTCGACGACTTCCGGCAACAGATCCCAGATTCGGGTCCCGACGAGGTCGTCGATCGACCGATCCACGTCGGCGGCGTCACACACGATCTCTCGCGCCCGTTCGTTGAGGTAGGTGAACCGCCACTCCACGTCCAGCGCGAAGAACGCGTCGGTCATGCGATCGAGGATCGCCGACTGTTCGTGCGGGCGGCTCACTGCCTCGGTGACGGTCGTGACGAGCGTGGGGAGCTGTTCTTCGAGTGGCGTCCGCCGGAGATAGCCGGTCACGTCGGCGTCGATCGCCTCGCTGGCGACCGTCTCGCTGCCGTCGTCGGTGAACAACACGAACGGGAGCGACGGGGCGCGACGCCGTATCGATCGCAGCAGCGACAGCCCACTACCGTCCGGGAGGTCCTGTTCGCTGACGACACAGTCTGTCGATCCGTCCGTCACGTGGGCAAGTGCCGTCGCCGCGTCGGCGACGTGTGTGACGCGAAACGGCCCGCTGTCGCCGAACGAGTCTCGAACCGTCGAGTCCGTGTCCGGGTCGACGTAGAGGACGTCGACGGTGTCCCCTCGCGGCGCTCGCGTTCGATCGACACTGTTCGCCCGGTCCATACACGGGATTGACGAGCCAGCGACATAGGTGTGGTGTCCGCGAGTAGCTGCTCCGTTTCGGCTGCGTTACCGACACGTACGGTGTTGCTATCGGGAACTGGGTTGGTAACAACCGTCTTGACTAGTGTTGCCGTACCACGGAGTATGTACGAGACGATTCTCGTTCCGACCGACGGGAGCGACCACGCCAACCGGGCGTTCGACAGTGCGATCACCTACCTCGCCGTGAACGGCGAGGTTTGTCGGTGGACTCCCGGTCTGTCCACTATACTGTGGAAGGCGAGTAGTCGCCGTTCCCGTTCACTGTTCCCGACTTCAGGGCGAGGTGATGGGTCGCCCCTCCAGAACCAGACTTGAGCCGGTTCTGGATGAATCTGTGTGCGATGTTGCGCGCCGCGTTGTAGTCGCTATGAAGTTCTTTCCCGCATTTCTGGCAGGTGAACTGGTCGCCGTCGCGGTTGTCCTCGTGGGTGAAGCCACAGTCGGCGTGACTACACCGCTGGCTGGTGTAGGCCGGATGGACTGATTCGACAGCGATTCCTTCGGCACGGGCTTTGTATGTCGTCTGGCGCTTCAACTCGCGGAACGCCCACTGCTGGAATTTCGAGGCGTTCGAGATACGTTCTCGTATCTGTTCCAAGTCCTCGAACACGATTGCCGAACAGCCCCGTGACATGGCTTCTTTCACCAGTCGTTTCGACGTTTGGTGTAGAACGTCCTCGGACCAGTTAGCGAAGGTGTCACCGATTGACTGAATCGTGAGGTGTGCGCTTCGCGTCCCCTGTTGTTGTAGTCGGGCGCGACGACGTTCATACTCGCGGCGCTTGTGGTTCAGTAGGTCAGCGTTGCCGATGAACGCTCCTGTACTGGTGACAGCAAGATACCCGTCGACGTTCCGGTCTACGCCGAGAACTGTTCGGCTCTCGGCCTCTTCCAACGAATCTTCGCGTTCCTGTTTGACGGAAACGTGCAAGTAGTAGGTATCGGTCTGATGGTCGTATCGGAGTTTCGCGCCTTGTTTGGTCCACTCGCTACTCTCCATGTATTCGGCCTGGAGCGAGTCGTCTGGGTAGACGTATTCAGCATGAACACGCCCACTTCCGTAAGCGGCCAGCGAACAGTATCCGTCGAAGTAACTGATTGCACTGGTGTTGTAGACGGTCGTGTTCGACGTGAACACAGGTTTTGAGGGGCGTTCGCCAGCTTTCATTTTGTCTACACAGCCGGTAAGCGCGTCGGCGGCATGGTTGACGGCGGCCACGGTCAAGTCTGAGTGAAGGCCGGTGTCGTCCCGTATGTCGTCGTAGACGAGCGGTTGTAGTCGAGAGCGCGACGTTATCACGTACCCATTGTCATCTCTTTCCCATCCCCGGTTGGCAAACCGCTGTGCAGCGTCCCGAAACGTGTTCATCGTTCGTTTCAGGTCGTCGCGCCGCTGGTCGGGGACGGAAAGTTTGACGACAGCAGTACGCTGAATCTCCATCTACACATCACAAGTGGGACTAACTATATATAAATAATTGGGAGTAGGCCGGGAATTGAACGGTGGATAGTCACTAGAGCTTACGCGATTCCCGCCCGCCGTGAACGGCGGGACTCCCTCGCTGAATAAGGTGGCGCTGGCCGACCGAGCGGACAGCTCGCTCGCCCTGTTGCACGTCGTCGACACCGGGACGATCGGCGAACCCGCGCTGTCGGCGACCGAACTCGTCGTCGGCCAGCGCGAGGACGACGGCACCGCGCTGTTGAAGCGCCTGGCCCAGCGCGCTCGCGACCGCGGCATCAGTACCCAGCTGCACAACTGTCACGGCGAGCCGAGCCGGGAGATACGGAGCTACGCCGACGAGATCGAGGCCGACCTCGTCGTCATGGGCTATAGTAACAATTGAAACGATTTACACACCGATCGCACTGCCATCGTGCGATCGGGTGTGCATTGATTTTCAATGGCTACTATACCAGGGCCGGGACCACGACCGCACGCTCGGCACCGTGACGGCACAGGTCGTCAAGGCGTGTGAGCGGCCCGTGATGCTGGTGTAGCGCGGTCAGGGACGCCGCGCTTCGAGCACCGGCATCTCCTCGATGCGGTCCTCGTCGAGGGCCGCCCAGTCGATGCCGTCCGGGCGGTCGTACGGCGTCGCCGTCTCGACGGTCCGTTCGGGCGTCACCACCAGGTCCATCGGTACGTCGTGTTCGTCGACGAGTTCGTGGTCTCGAAGCTGGCGCTCGTGGACCGTCGTCACCACTGGCGTCTCGTCGTCGACCAGATCGAGTTCGCGGAGCAGCGCGTATTCGAGGTCGCTGTACCCCTCGCCCTTGCCGATCCGCGCACCGCGTTCGCTGACGGCGACGCTCCCCGAGACGATCAGGTCGATCGCGGGCATCTCGTCGGGGCCGACCTGCACGCCCGCCTCGCTGGAGCCGCTGACGGTCGTGGCGTCGTCGATGTCGTCGACCGCCGCCGGGTCGAGTTCGATGAAACACCGCTCGTCGCGCAACCGCGGGACGGCCATGTAGACGGTCTTGCCGGCCCGCATCGCCGCCCGCCGGACCGGGAGCTGCGGGGCGTCGGGGTTGGCCTTTAGGGCGTCGGCGTCCGCCCAGATCGCCGTCTCGGCCAGCCGGTCGGCCGCGGCGTCCGCGTCGGCGAAGTTCGGGATGCGACCGTGGGGCGGGAACGGAAACCGGGCGTCGCCGCTCTCTTCGAGGTCGTCCCACACGCGCTGGCGCAGCGTCTGCTTGTCCATGTGGACGGCGACGGACGCTCGCACAAAAGCGCTGGCGTCACGCCGGAAACCAAACGCTTTCCTCGGGGCCGACGGAGAATCACGACGATGGACGAACAGGATCCACCAGATCCCGAGGAGAGCGTGAGAGAGGCCGTCGAGCGGTCTCGCAGTGGGGCTCCGGCAGTGGGACGGGTCGTTCGCGACCGGTTCTCGACCGACGAGGTGTTCCAGCGCATCGTCGCCGCGGCCGACGAGGAGATCACGTCGGGCAGTCGCGAGCTGTACTTCAGCGGTCTGGCGGCCGGGTTCGCGATCACGATCACGTTCCTGATGCTGGTGTCGCTGACGGCCTCGACCGGCGGCGACCCGATTCTGAGCACGCTCCTGTACCCGCTGGGGTTCATCTACATCATCATCGGCGGCTACCAGCTGTACACGGAGAACACGCTGCCGCCCGTCGCGCTGACGCTGGAGCGCATCGCCAGCGTGCCCGCGCTCTTGCGCAACTGGATCGTCGTGCTCGCCGGGAACTTCACCGGCGGCGCGATCGGCGCGATGGCGCTGGCCTGGGGCGGGGTGCTGTCGGCCGACGGGACGGCCGCGGCGTTCTCGATCGCACAGAAGGGCATCAAGGCGAGCCAGGGCGAACTGTTCGTGAAGGCCGCGTTCGCCGGGCTGATCGTCGCTGGCGTCGTCTGGGTCGAGTACGCCTCTCGGGACACGATCTCGCGGATCGCCGTCGTCTACCTCGCCTTCCTCGCGATCCCGCTTGGCGGGCTCTACCACGTCGTGGTCTCCTTTACCGAGATGGTGTATCTGGTGCTGGTCGGCGATCTCGGGGTCGTCGTCGGGATGGTCGAGTTCGTGCTCCCCGTGTTGCTCGGTAACACCGTCGGCGGCATCCTGCTGGTCACCGTCGTCAACTACTTCCAGACGACCGAGGAGCGCCTGGAGTCGGCCCGTTTCGACGGTGCCAACCGACAGCTCTCCTGGCGAGAGTGGATCCTGGGCGGTCTCGCGGGGCGGTCGTACGTGCCCCTGATCGACACGAGCGAGCGAGCGGCCGGACACGGCGCTGGCTCCGAGCGGATCCTTGTTCCGATCTCCAACCCGCGGACCGAGGGGACCCTCGCCGAGCTCGCGTGTGCGTACGCTGCCGGCAAGGAGGCGGCCTACGTGGAGTTCGTCCACATCGTCCGCCTGCCCGACCGGCTGGCGGGCGGGTACGGCGGCGACCAGACCGACCAGATCGTCGCCGAATCCGACGCACAGATGGAGCGGGTCCGCGAGATCGCGTCCAGCTACGAGGTCGACTCCGAGACCTCGACGATCGTCTCGCATCGCTCCATCGAGGAGGTGTTCCAGCTCGCAGACCGGAAGGGCGCGGACACGGTCGTGATGGGCTGGGACGAGGACGCGCTCTGGAAGGCCGGCCGGGCCGAACGCCCGCTCGACGAGCTGACGAGTTCGCTCCCGGCGGACTTCCTGGTGCTTGCCGATCGCGGGTTCGATCCCGAGGAGATCCTGATTCCGGTCGCGGGCAACGAACACTCCGTGCTGAGCGGCGAAGTCGCCAGTGCGCTCGGCCAGACCGTCGGTTCGGCGATCTCGCTGCTCCGGGTCGCCGACGGGCCGGGCCGGCGGACGGAAAACGAGGACTTTCTCGCCCGGTGGGCGAAGAACAACGACCTCGAATCGGCAGACCGCATCGTCGACGACAGCGGCGACGTCGAGGGGGCCATCGTGCGGGCCGCACCGGAACACGGCCTCATCATCATCGGGGCGACCAGAGACGGGCTCCTCTCGCGGATCGGGAGCGACTCGCTGCACCTCGACGTGCTGTCGGACGTGGACTGCTCGGTGTTGCTCGCCGAGCGAGCGACCGAGCGCGGGCTGCTCCAGCGGCTGTTCGGGAACTGATCGGCGCGGGAAACGACAGCCCGAAGACGACGGCGGCCCACTGAGCCGTCGTGGACGAGACTATCGCGTGGCTCCGGGAACGACCCTTCTACGAGGGGCAGATCGTCGACCAGCGGACGGTACCGGGACGGGACGCGACCGTCGCCGACCTCGACGTACGCGACCGACTGGCCGACGCGCTGGCCGAGGACGGCATCGAACAGCTCTACGCCCACCAGGCCGACGCCGTCGGAGCCGTCCGTGACGGCGACAACGTGGTGCTTTCGACCGCGACGGCGAGCGGAAAGAGTCTCGCCTACACGGTGCCGGCCTTCGAGCGCGCCCTCGAAGATCGCCGGACCACACTCTACGTCGCCCCCCAGGTCGCGCTGATCAACGACCAGACGGAGACGCTCTCGACGCTGGCGGATCGGCTCGGCTTCGCGTCGGGCGTGTCGGTCGCCCAGTACACCGGCCGCCAGTCCCAGACCGAGAAAGAGCAGATCCGCGAGCGCCAGCCCACCGTCCTCCTGACGACGCCGGACATGCTCCACTACGGCATCTTGCCCCACGCACACCGCCTCTGGAAGTGGTTCTTCCAGCGACTCGACACCGTCGTGGTCGACGAGGTCCACAGCTACCGGGGGGTGTTCGGCAGTCACGTCGCACTCGTGTTTCGACGCCTCCAGCGCATCGCAGAGCGGTTCGACGCCGAGCCGGAGTGGCTCTGTTGCTCGGCGACGATCGGCAACCCCGTCGAGCACGCGGCGACGGTGACCGGCACTGCCCCGTCCTCGTACCGACTCGTCGACGACGACGCCAGCGCCAGCGGCCCCCGCCACTGGCTGGTGTGGAACCCGCCCGAGTACAGCGGGGACGGCTGGGGGAGCGGCCGCCGGAAGTCCAGTCACGTCGAGACCAGACGGCTGTTCGTCGAGCTGGTCCAGCGGGGCCTCCAGACGGTGGTGTTCACCGGCTCGCGCCAGACTGCAGAGCGCTACGCGGCGGACAGCGCCGAGGCACTGCGCGACCGGGGAGCCCACGACCTCGCGGACGCCGTCGGTGCGTACCAGGCCGCACTGACCGACGACCGTCGCCGTCGGCTGGAGCGAGAACTCAAGTCCGGCGCGCTGCGTGGCGTCTGGAGCACGAACGCGCTGGAACTCGGCGTCGACGTGGGCGGTCTCGACGCCGTCGTGCTCGATGGCTACCCCGGCACCCGGATGCAGACCTTCCAGCAGGCGGGCCGGGCCGGACGCGGGCGCGACCCCGCCCTCGTCGTGCTGGTCGGCGGCGAGGACCAGCTCGACCAGTACGTCGTCGACAACCCGGACACGCTGTTCGAGCACCCGCCCGAGCAGGCGGTGACGAACCCGGAGAACGAACAGCTCATGCCCGCACACGCCTGCTCGGCCGCCCGCGAGACGTGGCTGAAACCCGACGACGACCGGTACTTCGGCGAGACGTTCCCCGCGCTGGTGGCCGACCTGGAGCGGGACGGCCGCCTCGCGCGCCGGACGACTGCGGAGGGGACCCGCTGGGTGTACGGCGGCGAGGGCAGTCCACAGCACGAGACGAGTCTCCGGACCGTCGACGACCAGTCGATCCAGCTGCGCCACGGCGAGGACACGATCGCGACGCTACCCCTCGGCGACGCGCTGCGAGACGCACACCCCGGCGCGATCTACCACCACCAGGGGACGACCTACGAGGTGACCGACCTCGACCTCGATCACGGCATCGCCGAACTCGACCGGACGTGGGCCGACTACTTCACCCGCGTGCGCCACGAGAAGGAGATCACCGTCGAGGCCGACCTGCGAGCGGACACGCTCGACGCCCGGCCCGACGTGCCCGTGCGCTTTGCGGACGTGACCATGCGCAAGCAGATCACCGGCTACGAGCGCCGCGACGGGCAGAACGGCGAGGTGATCGGGCGGCGTAGCCTCGATCTCCCCGAGACAACCCTCAGGACCAAAGCGCTGTATTTCACCGTCCCCGCGGATCTAGAGCGAGCGATGCTTGGCGAGGCGGTCCCGGCGACCGACGACGGGACGGCGGACGGCCGCGACCGTCCGCCCGCCCCCGACGATCCCGGCGACTTCCCCGGCGGCATCCACGCCGCCGAACACGCCGCGATCTCGATGCTCCCCTTCGAGTATCTCTGTGACCGCCGCGACGTTGGCGGGCTCTCGACGCCGCTGCACCCCCACACCGACGAGCCCACGATCTTCGTGTACGACGGCCATCCCGGCGGCGTCGGCATCGTCCGGAGCGCCTACGACGACGTCGAGGGGCTGCTGGCGACGACGCTCTCGATGCTGCGGTCCTGTGACTGTGCCGACGGCTGCCCGGCCTGCGTGCAGTCGCCCCACTGTGGCAACGCCAACGACCCGCTGGACAAGGGGCTGGCGACGTACCTGCTGGACGGGCTGACGGAGTGATCGCGTTCGGGCCAGAGAGGCGTCAGCCCAGTTCCTCGACGAACTCCTTGACGATCTTCTCCTCGGCCCGGTGGAGCGTCTCGCTGCAGGTCGACTTGGCGATGCCGACCTCCGAGGCGAGTTCGGTCAGCGAACAGTCCCGCGGCGTGTCGTAGTAGCCGTTCTCGACGGCGGCCTGGATCAACTCCAGTTGGCTCCCCGTGAGCAGCTGCTCGGTCTCGACGTGCTGGCTGACCCGCTCGACGTGGAACGGAATGCCGAACTCTTCGAGTTGCTGGCCCAGCGCGGACAGTCGCTCCTGTGGCGCGGTGATCTCCCAGCGGGCCTCGCCGTCGCTGAGTCTGAACGGCATCTCCAGTGGGATACCGGAGCCCTGCACCGGGAACAACAGGAGCGGATCGCTGGTCTCGAACTGGACCAGCGCCGTGTCCTCCCAGCGCTGGAGAATCTCTAAACTGGTGACGGCCTCACTCTCGTCCATCTGGCCGAGGATGGCGACCAGTTCGTCGGCGGTGATCTCCGTGAGCCCGACGCCCGACTCCTCGCCGGGGACCGCCGCCAGGATGCGAAACTCCGCGTCCGGAAACGACCGCGAGAGCGAACCGATCCACACCTCCTCTGGAATCGTCAGCGTCAGTTCGGCTCGTGGCATGTGTGCGAATATGTTCGTCCGGGCGACGGCTCCTGTCCCGAACATGTTCGGCAACGGCAGCGACGCGGAAAACCCTTCGGAGAGAACCGCGCTGTCGGGAGCGGCCTCGCCCAGCGACCGCAGAAGGCTTAACCGGACGGGCGACGCGCCAGCACTCATGCAAGAAGTAACGGTGACGCGGGATTTGCCGGCCGCGCCCGAGGCGGTCCGCTCGCTGGTCGAAGAGACCGAGTCGTTCATGAGTGCCGCCGGGTTCGACGCCGTCCGCGTGGAGGGCGAGACCATCCGGATCCAGAACCGCGTGGGGCTGTTCGACGTCGAGCTCATCGCCGGCATCGTCAAGGACGACGACGCCGTGCTCGCCTACGAACAGGAAGAGGGGATCTTCGAGGACATGCACACGGCCTACCACCTCGAAGAGACCGACGACGGCACGACGATCTCGGCGACGACCACGTTCGAGGCCGTGGACCTGCCGATCGTCGGCCAGGTGCTGGACGCGACCGTCGTCAAGCGCCAGCGCAGCTCCGAGTTGAACGCGCAATTCGACTGGCTCGAAGCGGAGCTCTCGTAGTCCGGTTCTCGCCCCCCTGGAAAA
It encodes the following:
- a CDS encoding efflux RND transporter permease subunit; this translates as MEYQRYIDWIDDKIIYDSRRVILAFLVLTLVFGAGLSNISTSAGTSQFATGLEEEQALEDINREFSPTFETDTGSTQLIQKENNVLSKPAMLRMLEAQKRVQDHPDMRVTSTSSAAAIVAQTLDPSATTLDQQIDAIERAPASEIDRAVRRADESSPRFSSIVSQDFNRGDASASASIGVISHEVPAGLSSGSGQGGSSPLTAIQKQAEFQVDSAAGGSITVFGSGIVADEFGSVITDSLLIVVPAAVLFIFLFLSIAYRDPVDLALGLFALLMAIVWTFGFTGIAGIPFSQMLIAVPPLLLAVGIDFGIHAVNRYREELVLGRGVDESMRTTTDQLLVAFFIVTGTTVIGFLANFTSALEPIREFGVVAGVGIVFTFLIFGIFLPAAKVEIDRLRERYPIPTLSETPLGSEDSALGSVLRVGVTIGDAAPALVLVVLLVGSAGAGVYAQEIDTTFSQEDFLPPEDTPAFLEELPEPFAPGEYTVSAQLNYLEDKFATTQSSETTVYVEGPMQRDTALEEIYRAGDDPPDSFAESDGRAESTSIVTVIQSYAQQDPEFRRLVDRNDQNDNGVPDQNLELIYDELFASPAGDRAENYMTAERRSARVVYTVEADAEQNEITEDTRTVADRFRMTATATGNTVVFKAVSDLILESAITSLAVALIGSAIFLMVIYRVFEGYATLGIVNVLPVAVTVTMVAASMRFLAIPFNAITATILAITIGLGVDYSVHVTHRFADERAEHDLRTALDRTVRGTGGALLGSMLTTVSGIGVLALALFPALGQFGILTGLSITFAFLASLLVLPPALVLWDALINEDRRLASLFGIGPKQKATQAPTVGGPDE
- a CDS encoding dihydrolipoyl dehydrogenase family protein, producing MTHVVIIGAYGSAGAAVAGELAEEPGIELTLIDDGEPGGGLCILRGCMPSKEVLSAGAHRFQARHDDRLVGDAPEVDLERTVERKDDHTLGWAGHRRAGIEELAERDDVRFVHDTARFVDPHTVRAGGEEFDADYVVVATGSSVNVPDVPGIDEVEFMTSADVLDATDFPDSGIVMGFGYIGMEMVPYLAEAGGMDLTVVEHDDRPIDEADPEFGDAALELYRNHWDLEIPTNCHERRLEATDDGGVRLTVEFEDDGADGPTRETYEADQLFCFTGRRPTVEGLGLDNTEIAVSGDWVRETMQTAAHDHVYAVGDVNGKEPILHVAKEQGFTAAENIRRQEAGNAPQPYENVHHHVIFSGLGVYPFARVGHNEQTAREAGHDIAVATRQASDDGVFKSKYVPEGLAKLVVDRADGTVLGWQGMHYHADSFAKTMQIVVEMGLDVRELPDRSYHPTLPENLDGLFRDAADAVEQ
- a CDS encoding hybrid sensor histidine kinase/response regulator: MDRANSVDRTRAPRGDTVDVLYVDPDTDSTVRDSFGDSGPFRVTHVADAATALAHVTDGSTDCVVSEQDLPDGSGLSLLRSIRRRAPSLPFVLFTDDGSETVASEAIDADVTGYLRRTPLEEQLPTLVTTVTEAVSRPHEQSAILDRMTDAFFALDVEWRFTYLNERAREIVCDAADVDRSIDDLVGTRIWDLLPEVVDTEFYDRYTEAMDEQRVTTFEAEYEPLGTWFEVRAYPSVDGLSVYFQDVTDRKHRIETLRERERILKEMYRVVSEKTLSFEEQVDRLLSIGQSVLGTDYGALSSREGDEYVFEVVRDPTGDTQPGDRVALDETNCERAIVTEETLVLEDIARDAPELAERAGYTDDGIACYLGTPVVVEDEVYGTFCFYDREPRTEPFSDWEIALVELLGNWVSYEQERRRHQNEIARERNRLEEFASVVSHDLRNPLSVALGRIDVARETGAEEHFDAIERSLQRMDTLIEDILSVARDGRTVSEPTPVDIETVAEDAWAVVESDEATLRIDVDDRFLGDATRLQQLLENLFRNAVQHAGRGVVITVGPLEEGTGFYVADDGPGIPEDERDDVFQSAYTTIDDGTGFGLKIVSEIAEAHGGYVTVTDGDDGGARFEIRDLPLA